A DNA window from Panthera tigris isolate Pti1 chromosome X, P.tigris_Pti1_mat1.1, whole genome shotgun sequence contains the following coding sequences:
- the TLR7 gene encoding toll-like receptor 7, translating to MVFPMWTLKRQSLILFNIILISKHLGARWFPKTLPCDVTLDAPKAHVIVDCTDKHLTEIPEGIPSNATNLTLTINHIPGISPASFHQLDYLVEIDFRCNCIPIRLGPKDNMCPRRLQIKPRSFSRLTYLKSLYLDGNQLLEIPEGLPPNLQLLSLEANSIFCIMKNNLTELTNIEKLYLGQNCYFRNPCNVSFFIEKDAFLSLKNLKLLSLKDNNITYVPTTLPSTLTELHLYNNAIAKIQEDDFHNLNQLQILDLGGNCPRCYNVPFPCTPCENNSPLQIHMKAFDALTELQVLRLYSNSLQHVPQRWFKNIKKLKELDLSQNFLAKEIGDAKFLLLLHNLVQLDLSFNYELQVYRATLNLSDAFSSLKNLKVLRIKGYVFKELSSHNLSPLRSLSNLEVLDLGTNFIKIADLSIFEQFKTLKVIDLSMNKISPSGDSSEVGFCSNTRTSVDGNAPQVLETLHYFRYDEYARSCRFKNKETPSFLPFNKDCYVYGQALDLSRNNIFFVKSSDFQHLSFLKCLNLSGNTIGQTLNGSEFQPLVELKYLDFSNNRLDLLYSTAFEELRNLEILDISSNSHYFQSEGITHMLNFTKNLKVLKKLMMNNNDISMSTSRTMESESLRILEFRGNHLDVLWRDGDNRYLKFFKNLLNLEELDISENSLSFLPAGVFDGMPPKLKTLSLVKNGLKSFNWGRLQYLKNLETLDLSYNELKSVPERLYNCSRSLKKLILKYNQIRHLTKHFLQDAFQLRYLDLSSNKIQIIQKTSFPENVLNNLEMLLLHHNRFLCTCDAVWFVWWVNHTEVTIPYLATDVTCVGPGAHRGQSVVSLDLYTCEVDLTNLILFSLSVSVALSLMVITTANHLYFWDVWYSYHFCKAKMKGYQRLTSLDSCYDAFVVYDTKDPAVTEWVLDELVAKLEDPREKHFNLCLEERDWLPGQPVLENLSQSIQLSKKTVFVMTNKYAKTENFKIAFYLSHQRLMDEKVDVIILIFLEKPLQKSKFLQLRKRLCKSSVLEWPTNPQAHPYFWQCLKNALATDNHVTYSQVFKETV from the coding sequence GTGTTTCCAATGTGGACATTGAAGAGACAGTCCCTTATCCTTTTTAACATAATCCTAATTTCCAAACATCTTGGAGCTAGATGGTTTCCCAAAACTCTGCCCTGTGATGTCACTCTGGATGCTCCAAAGGCCCATGTGATTGTGGACTGCACAGACAAGCATTTGACAGAAATTCCTGAAGGTATTCCTTCCAATGCCACCAACCTCACCCTCACCATCAACCACATACCTGGTATCTCTCCAGCTTCCTTCCACCAGCTGGACTATCTGGTAGAGATCGATTTCAGATGCAACTGTATACCTATTCGACTTGGGCCAAAAGACAATATGTGTCCCAGGAGGCTGCAGATTAAACCCAGAAGCTTTAGTAGACTCACTTACTTAAAATCCCTTTATCTGGATGGAAACCAGCTTCTGGAAATACCTGAGGGTCTTCCCCCCAACTTGCAGCTGCTGAGCCTTGAGGCCAACAGTATCTTTTGTATCATGAAAAATAACCTAACAGAACTGACCAACATAGAAAAACTCTACTTGGGCCAAAACTGTTATTTTCGCAATCCTTGCAACgtttcatttttcatagaaaaagatGCTTTCCTGAGTCTGAAAAATCTAAAATTGCTCTCCCTAAAAGATAACAATATCACATACGTCCCCACTACATTGCCATCCACTTTAACAGAACTCCATCTTTATAACAACGCCATTGCAAAAATCCAAGAAGATGATTTTCATAACCTCAATCAACTGCAAATTCTTGACCTAGGTGGAAACTGCCCTCGTTGTTACAATGTCCCATTTCCTTGTACACCCTGTGAGAATAATTCTCCCCTACAGATCCACATGAAGGCTTTTGATGCATTGACAGAATTACAAGTTTTACGTCTATACAGTAACTCTCTTCAGCATGTGCCCCAAAGAtggtttaaaaacattaaaaaacttaaggAGCTAGATCTTTCACAAAACTTCTTGGCCAAAGAAATTGGGGATGCCAAATTTTTGCTTCTTCTTCACAACCTTGTCCAATTGGATCTGTCTTTCAATTATGAACTTCAGGTCTATCGTGCAACTCTGAATCTATCGGATGCATTTTCTTCACTGAAAAACCTGAAAGTTTTACGGATCAAAGGATACGTCTTTAAGGAGCTGAGCAGCCATAACCTCTCCCCGTTACGTAGTCTCTCCAATCTTGAAGTTCTTGATCTTGGCACTAACTTCATAAAAATCGCTGACCTCAGCATATTCGAacaatttaaaacattgaaaGTCATAGATCtttcaatgaataaaatatcacCTTCAGGAGATTCAAGTGAAGTTGGCTTCTGCTCTAACACCAGAACTTCTGTAGATGGTAATGCACCTCAGGTCCTTGAAACATTACATTATTTCAGATATGATGAGTATGCAAGGAGTTGCAGGTTCAAAAACAAAGAGACTCcctctttcttgccttttaatAAAGATTGTTATGTGTATGGGCAGGCCTTGGACCTAagtagaaataatatattttttgtcaAGTCCTCTGATTTTCAGCATCTGTCTTTCCTCAAATGCCTAAACTTGTCAGGAAATACCATTGGCCAAACTCTCAATGGCAGTGAATTTCAGCCTTTAGTGGAGTTGAAGTATTTGGACTTCTCTAACAACCGGCTTGATTTACTCTACTCAACAGCATTTGAGGAGCTACGCAACCTGGAAATTCTAGATATAAGTAGTAATAGCCATTACTTTCAATCAGAAGGCATTACTCACATGCTAAACTTCACCAAGAACCTAAAAGTTCTGAAGAAACTCATGATGAACAACAATGACATCTCTATGTCCACCAGCAGGACCATGGAGAGTGAGTCTCTTAGAATTCTGGAATTCAGAGGAAATCATTTGGATGTTTTATGGAGAGATGGTGATAACAGGTACTTAAAATTCTTCAAGAATCTGCTAAACTTAGAGGAGTTAGACATCTCTGAAAATTCCCTGAGTTTCTTGCCTGCTGGAGTTTTTGATGGCATGCCTCCAAAACTAAAGACTCTCTCCTTGGTCAAAAATGGGCTCAAGTCCTTCAACTGGGGAAGACTCCAGTATCTGAAGAATCTAGAAACTTTGGACCTCAGCTACAATGAGCTGAAGAGTGTCCCTGAGAGATTATACAACTGTTCCAGAAGTCTCAAGAAACTGATTCTCAAGTACAATCAAATCAGGCATCTGACAAAGCATTTTCTACAAGATGCTTTCCAGTTGCGATACCTGGACCTCAGCTCAAATAAAATCCAGATTATCCAGAAGACTAGCTTTCCAGAAAATGTCCTCAACAATCTGGAGATGTTACTTTTGCATCATAATCGGTTTCTGTGCACCTGTGATGCTGTGTGGTTTGTCTGGTGGGTTAACCATACAGAGGTGACTATTCCTTACTTGGCCACAGATGTGACTTGTGTGGGGCCAGGAGCACACAGGGGCCAGAGTGTGGTCTCTCTGGATCTGTATACCTGTGAGGTAGATCTGACTAACCTGATCCTGTTTTCACTTTCCGTATCGGTGGCTCTTTCTCTGATGGTGATTACAACAGCAAACCACCTCTATTTCTGGGATGTGTGGTATAGTTACCATTTCTGTAAGGCCAAAATGAAGGGGTATCAGCGTCTGACATCACTGGATTCTTGCTATGATGCCTTTGTTGTGTATGACACTAAAGACCCAGCAGTGACAGAGTGGGTTTTGGATGAGCTGGTGGCCAAGTTGGAAGACCcaagagagaaacattttaatCTGTGTCTTGAGGAAAGGGATTGGCTACCAGGGCAGCCAGTTCTGGAAAACCTTTCCCAGAGCATCCAGCTTAGCAAAAAGACGGTGTTTGTGATGACAAACAAGTATGCAAAGACTGAGAACTTTAAGATCGCATTTTACTTATCCCATCAGAGGCTCATGGATGAAAAAGTAGACGTAATCATCTTGATATTCCTTGAGAAGCCCCTTCAGAAATCCAAGTTCCTCCAGCTCCGGAAGAGGCTGTGTAAGAGTTCCGTCCTTGAGTGGCCGACAAACCCACAGGCCCACCCGTACTTCTGGCAGTGTCTGAAAAATGCCCTGGCCACAGACAATCATGTGACCTATAGTCAGGTGTTCAAAGAGACGGTCTAG